Proteins encoded within one genomic window of bacterium:
- a CDS encoding type II secretion system protein, which produces MKRKGFTLIELMIVVAIIGILLAMLLPRVGLLIDRARERTTGKNLKNLYTGIFNGSQGDLGKMDYPTDVNDLYGRILAPLYPDRNDDDLLDVPVALLSRGVHSGNGSDNGAVVFVTGADANSDGTLTDTELQAAVLGQKGNRATAANYNNAECPGRASSEACDGGWLYLATQCGDRRGEVVIDCDCLDTYGTPYYQYRCE; this is translated from the coding sequence ATGAAGAGAAAGGGTTTTACCTTGATTGAGTTAATGATTGTGGTTGCAATCATTGGGATATTACTGGCAATGCTCCTTCCTAGGGTAGGTCTTTTGATTGATCGAGCCAGAGAAAGGACAACGGGAAAGAACCTTAAGAATCTTTATACCGGGATATTTAATGGCTCACAGGGAGACCTTGGAAAGATGGACTATCCAACAGACGTGAACGATCTTTACGGCAGGATACTTGCTCCCCTCTATCCCGACAGAAATGATGATGACCTGTTAGATGTTCCTGTAGCACTATTAAGCAGGGGTGTACACAGTGGAAATGGAAGCGATAATGGAGCAGTAGTATTTGTTACAGGTGCGGATGCGAATAGCGATGGCACTCTTACTGACACCGAGCTACAAGCCGCAGTACTGGGACAAAAAGGAAACAGAGCAACGGCCGCAAACTATAATAATGCTGAGTGTCCAGGAAGGGCTAGTTCGGAGGCATGTGATGGAGGCTGGTTATATCTAGCAACCCAGTGTGGAGATAGAAGGGGTGAGGTGGTAATAGACTGTGATTGCCTTGATACATATGGCACCCCATATTACCAGTATCGCTGTGAATAA